The following proteins come from a genomic window of Paenibacillus sp. CAA11:
- the glnA gene encoding type I glutamate--ammonia ligase, which produces MSYSKEDILRIAKEENVRFIRLQFTDLLGTIKNVEIPVSQLEKALDNKMMFDGSSIEGYVRIEESDMYLYPDLDTWVIFPWVAEDRVARLICDVYMPDGTPFAGDPRGILKRALKEAEEMGYTSMNVGPEPEFFLFKTDEKGNPTLELNDQGGYFDLAPTDLGENCRREIVLTLEEMGFEIEASHHEVAPGQHEIDFKYANAIKAADQIQTFKLVVKTIARQHGLHATFMPKPLFGVNGSGMHCHQSLFKGDENAFYDESDTLGLSVTARHYMAGVLKHARAFAAITNPTVNSYKRLVPGYEAPCYVAWSASNRSPMIRIPASRGLSTRVEVRNPDPAANPYLALAVMLKAGLDGIKNEYKLVDPIDRNIYVMSEEERVEEGIPSLPADLKEALGELLRNEVIVEALGEHALTHFYELKEIEWDMFRTQVHAWERDQYMTLY; this is translated from the coding sequence GTGAGTTATTCAAAAGAGGATATTCTGCGCATTGCCAAGGAAGAAAACGTTCGTTTTATTCGACTGCAATTTACGGATTTGCTCGGGACCATCAAGAATGTGGAGATTCCCGTAAGTCAGCTTGAGAAAGCGCTCGACAATAAAATGATGTTTGACGGATCCTCAATCGAGGGCTATGTCCGCATTGAAGAATCTGATATGTATCTTTACCCTGATCTTGACACTTGGGTGATCTTCCCTTGGGTAGCTGAGGACCGTGTTGCCCGTTTGATCTGTGATGTATATATGCCTGATGGTACGCCATTCGCTGGAGACCCTCGCGGAATCCTAAAGCGTGCTTTGAAGGAAGCTGAAGAAATGGGCTATACCTCAATGAACGTAGGCCCAGAACCAGAATTCTTCCTGTTCAAGACGGATGAGAAGGGTAATCCAACCCTGGAGCTTAACGACCAAGGCGGTTACTTTGATCTGGCTCCAACAGACCTGGGCGAGAACTGCCGTCGTGAAATCGTACTGACGCTTGAAGAGATGGGCTTTGAAATTGAAGCCTCTCACCATGAGGTAGCCCCAGGCCAGCACGAAATTGACTTTAAATATGCAAATGCTATTAAAGCTGCCGACCAAATTCAAACCTTTAAGCTTGTAGTTAAGACCATTGCCCGTCAGCATGGCCTGCATGCAACCTTTATGCCAAAACCGTTATTTGGTGTAAACGGTTCGGGTATGCACTGTCACCAATCCCTGTTCAAGGGTGATGAGAATGCATTCTATGACGAGAGCGATACACTTGGCTTGAGTGTGACTGCACGCCATTACATGGCTGGAGTACTTAAGCATGCCCGTGCATTTGCTGCGATCACAAACCCAACCGTGAACTCATACAAACGCCTTGTTCCTGGCTATGAAGCACCTTGCTACGTAGCTTGGTCGGCGAGCAACCGTAGTCCGATGATTCGTATCCCGGCTTCGCGCGGACTCAGCACTCGGGTCGAAGTACGGAACCCGGACCCGGCTGCCAACCCTTACCTGGCATTGGCAGTTATGCTTAAGGCAGGTCTTGACGGGATCAAGAACGAGTACAAGCTCGTAGATCCAATCGACCGTAACATCTATGTGATGTCGGAAGAAGAGCGTGTTGAAGAAGGCATTCCAAGCTTGCCTGCAGATTTGAAAGAAGCTTTGGGCGAATTGCTTCGGAATGAAGTTATTGTTGAGGCTCTGGGTGAGCATGCCCTGACTCATTTCTATGAACTGAAGGAAATTGAATGGGATATGTTCAGAACACAAGTTCATGCTTGGGAACGTGACCAATATATGACGTTGTATTAA